The region ACTCGCTACAGTCGTCTTATCGTTTTTCAATTTTTTTTTGGTATTTGCAATGCTTTTCCGTCGAAATAAGCCATTACAGGTCGCTCTAGTGCCTCCACCTACCAATAGTCCTGCACACCCGCTTCCGTGTATACCAGATACGCACAGTCAGCCAGCAAGGATACTTGAGGAAATCTTGGGGCTAGCACCTATTGCTCCTAAACCTCCCACTCATAGGTCTATCGGTCTGACATCGAGCCATCCTTCCTCCAGCCCAACTCGAGCTGGGCATACGCCGGGAAAGACTGTTAAAAGGGAAGCAAGCAGCAAGAAGACAGGCCGTGCCACTATTCGTACAGATGCGACAGAAACACACGCAGAATTCGAAAGTGATGCCTTTGCTGTGCATATGCCGACTACCCGTCTACTGGTCATCGATCAGCCCACATCACCAGCCAAGCGATCATACACTGCACAAATCGAAGCTTACCGCACGTATAAGGAGAAGGCGAGACAGATCCGAGAGCGTAACAATATCCAAGGCGTAGTACTACCCCACAAGATCGCGTCTTACGACTACAGTGGCAAGGAGAGAATAGGAAAGGTTACAACATCCATGGAAGCGAACGAACCACTTGCTAGCTCTCCCAGGCCTGCAGGTTCGTTTCCTATAAGCCCGTCACTACCGCAGAATAGCTGGGACTGGCCCTCCAAAAGGCATGGAATCTATGTCGAAATTGCTCGCATGGCAGATGGGTCCAATATGCCACAAATACCGCGCAAGCCTATCGTTGCTCATAGCAACATCTCACCTAACACAACGCGCTACCGAAGCCGCGCAGACTCGGAAGCAGGAGCGAGTAGCTCCACGGCATCACCAACACGGCGACCGATTCCTGTGAAAGTGCGCGTTATGCCCAAACTAGCCGTGCCGCAAGAGGAGCGCATACAGACAGAGAGTGTACCAAGCTTGTACAATCGGCCATCCGCTACCATACCTTCACGCCAAACATCGCGATTCTCAAGCCCAGTGAAATCAATGCCGAACTTTACACGCCGAAACTCCGTGGACGGCGACTCCATCTTTGGGTACACGCGTAAAAAGGATCTCACCAGCACAATCGGCGGCCCTCGTGCTCCAACTATAGCACAACTGGAAATCAAAGAGAAATCAGTGAAGCATATCACAAAGCCAACTCTCACATCTCGCTTTCCATGGCTCCGCACTACAGGACCACGCATTGCCAAACCGAGCACATCACTCGTGGTCTTTCACTCGGCGACAGTCCCGAAACCAGCGAGGACGGAATCAACATACATCGACCCTTTTGTAAAACTGGACGTTGTAACACCACCGGCACACACCACGTCGCTATTGAAATCACCAGCAGAGCCTGCTCGCCTCATCTCAACGCCCCGGAAACTCCGGGTACAACCTACAAAAGCTCAGGATACACATCTATCAACGGGTTTTATGCAGCTCAGACAGTTCGGTATAATAGTACTGAGAATCGCGCTCTATCTTTATGCTGTCATAGCCGCGTGGTTTATCCTTGATGCCGTGAGAGAGGCTGTTCTTACTGTTGGTGTGCCGTCTCGAGTTTTGCTCTGCGTTGGCGGTTGGATTTGCACTGTGATGGCTTGTATAGATAATACTGTGGTGAATTTATGGGAGAGATGGGGGTTCAAGGTTGCGTAGGTGATGGCGTGGTGGTAGCGTTGGGAGGTGTCGACAGGGGTGGATTCGTGTAGGGATGGTTCGGGGATGGTTCGGGTGTGTGAGATTTAATGTAAGACGATTAGCAGGCCTTCGGCGATTATTACTATGAGATATACGCGGAAATATGTAGTATTAATCAAAATTTATGTCGGCAATTGCGTCGTGAGTCTGGCTGGGTACCGTTCCCCCAAAATCATCCGCGAACCGAGAATTTCACCGCAGACCCCTCCCACATCAAAATCGCTACCCCACTCCCATCCTCAACGCTCCTACCCCTCTGCCCACAAAGCCCTCGCCCCCCACTGTGTTTTACTCTCCGATATATTTCTATTAACCCTAAATTTCTCCATCAAATTACAAGCCCAGGTTTCCTGGACCACTCCGCTTGGTGTAGTTGGTGTACGTTCTATTCCCTCTACCACACTCACAACAACATCAGTCTAACATTCATCTAGTTATCACGTTCGACTGTAATAGCAATTGTTATCGAAAGGTCCCTAGTTCGATTCTGGGAGCGGAGAACAGCTACAATCTTTTTTTGTTTTCTCGCTCGCTGTGCATGAGGCATAATGGGGGGAATATATTTTTTTTGCGAATGGGGGAAGTATGTGGGCACGGCACTGAATTAGTCTAGGCTTTCACGGTAAGAGTAAGAGGAGTGGCATTTTTTGCTAAAGCTTTCGCTGTAAATAAATAATTTAGTGGGGTCGATAGTGGGGTCGAGAAGGGACATGCAGATTGGTATGCTGCTAGGGACTTTGTTGGTCTAGCGTGTGCACATTGATATGTAGACGTGGCCTTTTGACATACAGATCCGACTTGAGTTTTTTAACCAGGAGCATTACATGTTCATGGCATGATTCTGTTACTGTTGAGTGTGCCAGCTGAGTATATATAATGCATAGCTGGTAAAATATTTCATCCAATCAGGCTTCGTGGCGCAATGGTAGCGCGTCAGATTCCAGTACCCACCACTGGAGCTTCCTGAAGGTTAGGCGTTCAAATCGCCTCGAGGTCATCTTTCAGATATTTCTTTTTGTTTCATCAGCAGAATAAGACATATTTTTGCCATTGTGGGTGGGCTGTGCTCGTTGGATCCCAGTTTTTGGAGAGAAGAGGGGTTAGTTACTCCACCCAGCGGACCGTAGAATCTAGACCATAATTTTTATGGAGTCAAATTCATTGTTCGGAATACTGTGTATTTACTGGCACTGGCACTATCCAAAAGATCCGAAAACTACTGCCTTTCCAGATGAATTGTCCTCCTGCAACATGGACTGCTCAAGCATTAGTAGGAGATGTGACGTTCGAATGAGAACCTCTACATCCTGGTTAGCGGCAATGATTTAACATGGAAAGTAGTTAGCTTACCATCATATTCAATCTCATAGGTAACGGGCATGTCCTCGTCTGTGCTGATGAGGATTGGCGCGTCCCTACGAAGTTTCCTCTCCCTGACATTGAAACGTATACCGCTATTCTTCCTCGGACTGACCCACAGAATACGTGAATCCTCCAGGTCCGCCTTCTCTTCTGCTACTTCTCTAACAActtccttgcccttgcctACCTCTTCAACAACTTCATTAGGAACATCTGTGTTGACCGTAGCACCTCTCGCTGCTGTTTCCCTCAACCAATCTCTCCACACCCTCAGCACGCTCTCCTCAATATTCACAAAGTTTGTAAAAAAGTTGTGAACACCAATCTTGACGAGATTCGTCTGCGCAACCAACTGCGTAAACAACTCATGTGCCTCTAGACCTAGGGTCTGCTTGACTGATTCGCCTTCATACCGTTCCTGTACTGCTCCTGGAAAGGTGCGACTGCCAGGTACATCTCCCGGACGAGGCTTTACTCTCTTCTTGCCTGGTTCTAGTTCTCGTCTGTGTGGGCGGAACCGCGAGTACATGTTGTACATTTCGCCTAGTCTTCCAACATCCGTCTTGTTGGGGTCGTATTCATCGTATCGTACCAAGCCATCGGTTCCCCGGTAGGTGCAGAAGTAGGGCGGCTCAGTGAGCTTCGCCGAGGGGTGGAAGCATTCGAGAAGCACAGAGTGGTCGTGCAGTTCTGCAGCTGCAACGAGGCGGTTGTGTAGAATGCGTAGGATAAGCGTGTATATGCGATGCGATATTGTGGTCAAGGGCAGTAGTTCGGGTGTTGGTATAGGCGTGAAGAGGTGCAAGAGCAACTGTTGCAGTTAGTGAGATTCATTGAAGATGATAGTGTAGAGTCCCATACCTCGTTCGGGAGCCTGTAGAGATAGCATTCACTCATTGCGATTGATGTGATTGTACTAGGATAACAACTGTTCTTTTGCAGTATGACAGGCGTCAAGAACGGGACAATGGATCCGTCTCATACGGTGAACCGGAGATAAGATACCGTCATCGCGATGCTAGGCTAGCTTTGGTGGGCCGAGGCGCGTCTCGATTCGGTTAGAGCATCAACACGACGCGCTTTCCCTTTCGAGCCCAAAGTCTCACCTTCCATCTCTCACTCCATAGGGCCGCATCTCCACACCCAACATCGACGGACCAAAAGGGCGTTGATCGCCCGCCGTCATCATGTCGAATTTGTCAAAATTCGTGATCGATCGCAACCAAACAGCCAGTCCACACAATGGCCAATCCAAAGTCAAGGTTGACCGGCGTGCCGCTGCTGCAAACGCGAAGATTCCGATGAAAAATGGGCTTCCATTGATTCAGCCGAAAGCCAGTTCTAACTTATCAGCCCGTGGCTATGGAAATGCTCAGAATAGCTCGGCAACGTTGCAACAACCCCAGCGTTGGCAAGCCGATCAAAAGCATGCTCAGCATCGTGATGCATACGACACTGATGCAGCGAGCATTGATACCACGATCGATACCTCTGCCGTCAAGATAGAAGAAGTTCAGAATGTGGAGCAAGAAGATCAGCCACATGGCCAGGTTAATGACTATGCtgaggatgaagaagaggagggtGAGGAAACAGGAGACGATGAGCAGGGGACTGACGAGCAAGGAGATGAATACTCTGAAGATTACCATGATTTTTCgcgagaagaagaagaatTCATAGCCCGAAACCGACTTGAGGGTATTCCTCGTGAGGAGCAAGTTCACTTCTTGCAACAGGCACATAATGGGGGTTACTTGCTGACAGTCAAGGGTGATTCATACCCCCCAACATCAGATGGTGCAACTTCAGAATGGGAAGGCGGACAAGGCGCGCCTGTCGACTTTCACAATGACGTTCTACGCTCTTCTCCGCCCCGACGCCCCAATatcaacaatcaatccaCACGTATGATTACGCCGCAGCAACAGCAAGAGTCAAATATGGCAGCCCCCTCTCATGCTTTGATTACGCCACAACCTATATTTAAGGCGGGAGCACATCTACGCGAGCAGTCGCGCTCTACTCCACCAGTTGTGCAATACGGAGGACCTGGCTACCAACATCATACCGCTGTCCCACCAACTAGCCAATTGCCTACTTATAGTCAGGCCAATGTCAACGTTCCTTCTGAGCCACCGCTACACTCGAACCCTCGCTCAAACACTCATGCACAGGCCAGCAGATCTCAGCAAAGTGCCTTGCGACAGTCCTCCGGCCCTTCTCGGGCCCAGGTCCAGGTCCAGTTTTCCAACATCCCGGTTGCACAGCTTCCACCCCTCGGGTACCAACCTTTTGCGCCCGTCAAGCTGGAGCCAGTGATCCAGCAGCCACGTCTTGATGAAGTGCCAGTTGAGGATGTTCAGACTCCAGATTGCGACTACGACTTTGAGGTTCTTACTAAAATGAAGTATGACGATCTGAAAAATGAGAACTTCGACACTGATCCACGTGCGCGGCCCCGTGTGCTTGCTGAGGAGGAAAACCAAAAGGATCTTTCTGCTCGCTTGAAATTTGTACAGAGGACTCTAGATGTCGGTCAACAAGCTGAATTCTTCAACTCGTTGCCTTCTAGAGAATGGGAGGAGGCTGGTGATTGGTTTCTTGACCAGTTCCAGAGCATCATCCAACGCACAAGGCAGGCAAGGCAGAAGAAGCGCAAGCTTGCACAAGAGTTCGAAACGGAAGTGGAAAAGCGGCACGAGCATGTGTCGAAGAAGCAGCACCAAGTGCAGCAAGCGATGGACAGGATGAAAGCGCAAGGTGAGGGCCTCGTGCCTAGGAGTCCGAGACCTTCCAAGAGTCCGAGAGCCAAGAGAAGCTAAGAGACGGGATGGACGAGCTCGTGAAGCGTACCTGTTGCTGATGTGAGATTTCGGTACCCATGCAACTTTACGCGATTATCAGGTCACATTTCCGTACCTGCCGTCCCGAGTGGGCGACGTAGAGATGTTTTAAAAGTTCTTTCCGTATGCAGTATACCCTATTTGCGAACACATGTACTTTTGTAGCTTTCAATTTCCAAGTCTCTTTTCTGCAGACATAACACCGCTTTCTTCTCATCCTTAtcagcaccagcaccagcatcAAAAGCTGTCTTTCTCCACATCCCGTTATAACCGTCTCGTATTACATTGTCGATCTTCCCCGGGATGATATCACTGAGTCATGTAGGTTCCGGCGCATTCCCGATACAACATACGATCTAGATTGACATGGGTGTAGATCAGACACTGACTTCGCTTCGAAATAAGTCGGGGGACATGACCGATGTCACATCGCCAAACATGCGATGGCGGACAAAGTCTATCTAATAACACCTGATACGGAAAGAGTACGTACCTTATCCGCAGGGATTACGCACGTGGAATACGAATAAAATCGTATTGCGCACACGGTGTTTGTCCTCGTATGCGAGATGGCCATCTTCAAATATTACGAACACCAAACCCTGTTTTCATGCATCGCGATACATACATGTCACCCTCAACGCGCACCATGATGTATTCCAAGAAAGCCTATGGCTAGAGCTGCAAACGCAATATCTCTATCTTAACAGAGCTATGCGACGTCGAATCTCACTCCGCCGTTATGCAGTGACAGTCGCGGAGTCATCTCCGGCCCGGTCCTAAAGAAGCAATGTACTGGGATGAGGACCCACATGCATGGGGAAAGAAGGGATGGATCTATGGTGGGAAATTCCCAACCAACATAGGCGGGATGGATCTACCATTGAGTAGGCCAATCGCTCTACAGACCAACAAATGTGTGGTCCTTTTGGTGAAGTCTAAGCTGAGTCAGCCGAGAAAGGTAACCATGAACGGCTGTATATAGTTTCGCGGAATACTGAAACCTGGGGCGGACTCCAGGGTTCTACGTCTGATGTTGTAGATGAAGTTAGATTGTCAGCACTGGGCGAGACATCTAGAGCGGGTGGGCCAGTATCCTCGTCACAACCTCATGAGACACTGTTGGTCAATAAGATCTCGCAGAGCTTTCCCCAAGGGGATTTATCTGAACTAGTGAGGACGGCAGTTGATGCACTGCCATGCTGTAGACCGTCTTTTTTGTGTATATAAACGTAGTCAAGCCCACACCACCTGACCATCATCACACCACATCAAACACTCTTCCACAAAACACATCTACTTTTCATCACCATGCAGTTTCCCAGCTTCGCCCTCGCTATCCTGACCCTCGCTGCCTCAGCAGTCGCTCACCCACAAGCGGTAGCGCAACCCGAAGCCGCTGAACTCGAGCAGCGACAAGCAAGCTGTGCCCCGCAAGGTTCCAAGGGCTATTGCATTGCCCACATGTAAGAATCCCCCGCCCTCCATCTAAAAACAAGTAAAAGACGTCACTTACTCACATATTACCTACAGCCGGTATGTGGACAACAGGGGCAGCACCGTTGCGAATGCGGACCAAAACATCAACTTCGATAAAGGCGGTCCGATTACACTTTATGGTCCACAAGCACCGAACAAAGCCTGCCAGATCACGTTTCTGCGCAACTGCTCTGGTTGCACCGCTTGGGCTGTTCAGACGAGAACTGCGGAGTGCGGTGTTTTGAGCATTTCCTTCTCAACTCCTCAGTAAATGAGTCAGTGGGATTTCGGGGCCAACTTGGGTCGCTTGAAAACGAGATAGCTCTAGTTAATGGGAAAAATTCAAGGTTTCGTAGCGCTATAATGTCTTTCAACAAGGCATAATTCTACCTATCTCTCCAAGGCGTTATCGTCTCTTGTGATGCTTTTGTGAGTGAAGTCTATGAGCAGAGGGTTTTGTTCAGCCAATCTAGGAATCTGAATACCCATATGACTGAAGTCCTATTGAATCTCAGTCGACAAAAACTAGATCAAGTGCTTTTTCAGATGACAGAGACGTCGAAGCCTCGCCAAGATTTGCATTCGCCAACTCTAGACGGGTCGAGGAGAGGAATGGATAGCATCGTGAGTCATACGATACCCGGAATGGAATTTTCCTGGCGAGTATGTCCAGTgcacccgggtgtcataaaatacttgacatactagttTATAAgggccactgtagtcgccagacacgcctaTTAGATGCGTACCCACTGttaagtattttatgacaccaAGGTGAGTGTACTCTCCTCCCTACTACCGGTACTGCCGATCCGTGGCCCTCCAGGGCTGCATGTGCAGGAATCAGTGTCCTGTCTTTCCACTTAGGTCCTCCAGTTGGAATACGCTATGTCTAATGTAGCTTAGCGCCGTCGCGCACATTTATAGAACTCGGAATCAGGCCTTCCACGATTCCGAGGCTCTCTCTTGCGCATACGTCGCCATCTGAAAACCTCATAACAGCGCTCAACCATGCTCCATATACATACACATGCGAAGGGGTGCAAAATTCCACAAAATCAAGCACAGCTTGGAAACTGACATCACCAAGCGCGACTGGCTGCCTGCAGGGCAGATTGGTTGATCCGACAAATAGAGAAGCTTACAGCGAGTGGTGTATTGGTAAGCTGTAGGGATGAGGAAGACGGAGCATTCGGAAAAGGCTGTTCAGGCATCCAAAATCGGATACTTCAGCTGCCCACTTCCAGCTTCGCCCATCTCGGATCCCGACGGATGATTGATTGAATTGTCAGCGTGACTTCATGGCATTCATAAACCCACGTTTGCAGTTTCTGCATTCCAAGGCCACAGAACCCCACATATTCGCATCGTGATTACTCTTCCTGACGGCTTAATTCTTTCTTCAAACCAAACGTCCTTGGCCTTTCCAATACCACATCTCGCGCTCCAGCACCAACTACCACATCACCACCCAATATGCCTTTTGAAACAGCACGGAACTGGTCATCTTACCACGTAATACCGCAATCCGCCGACGTCGCCTTGAATCCGCTAGAATCCTACTTTTTCGTCACGGATTTCCTAATCATCGGATGCAGTATCCTCTACACACTCTGCTATATGTTCTACACCATTCGAACCTACTCAGACCGGTACATAGCCAGGACCGTGCAATTTCTCAGTGCAACCATGGCATACGAGATATAATATGCATACATCTGCACCAGTACCACATTCCAACGTATCTGCTTCTTTGTCTGGTTTCTCTTCGATATCACGTTCGTTACGGTGGCGCTCAAGTCTGCGTATGCGCCGAGAGAGAGGGGGAGGACGGTGGTCAAGTTGCTGTGGCAGGTACCGGCTTGGATGCTGTTCCTCTGTTATGTCGGGATGAATTGGCCAGATGAGAGAGAGCAAAGACGGCATTCTTCACAGGGCTATGTCTTGAGTTGCCGATTGGATGGGGGCAGGTTTGGTATCTGCTTCAGCGACAAGATACGAAAGGGCAGTCGCTTGAGATTTGGTAAGCAATATATGAAGTGATGCTGCTTTCGCACCAGAGAACTGTCAGGGCTGACAAAAGATAGGATCACGAGATACCTTGGCTGTATCACGGCATTCTTGGTGTTCATCTGGCGGTACTACAATGTGCCAGAGAACTGGTCCTATGTGGGGAACTGTTGGAGCGTTGGTGGTATGATAGTCACACTGTTACCGGAGACTGTGTATCCTTTTGTGTATGTTTGGGCGCATCGGAAGGAGAGGGAGAAGCAAAAGACTGCCTgaaggccaagatgagcCTGTGGAAGGATACTGCTTGATGACCAGTTAAGAGCTGCAGCCCCCTATTCGTTGTACGTATACTCAATCCTACTAATTGACGGTGGGAGGTCTGCGAACTCGCTGCCAAGCAGACAGTCTCACGATGTCGGAAAGCCGGCTCTGTCTGTCATGGCGTGACTTGTACCATGACACCACGCGAAACCCAAGACGGACGATCGGCTCACAAGAAACTCAGCCAAGTAGGTAGGTGTTGCGAAACGCGTGTGGCGTCAACAGAGAAACAAGGTGAGTGCAGAAGGTTGTCTGACCCCTTTCAGGACCTCACAGCGAGATTTCATTTCGAAGCCGAGTAGAATGCGTCGTTGTGGGCTGGAGAAGATGAAGCACACAAAACAAACAATGCTGAGTGCGACGCACACGTATTTGAGTTTTAATCCTCAGCAGGGCATCCTTGCATGACTTTGCACAAGCATTCCTGCCGCCCATCTAGGCCGTTCATGGCGTCTTTCACAAGATTGCAGCCACGACACAGAGCGGCCAGAGGTCTGTGCACAGCAAATCTGACGCCTACTGACGCATTGCCGATCTTCAGCCACACCAATGGTTCCATCGCATCTCCAAGGAGCAGCAACTAGTGACGCGATACATCATCTGCTAGCCTGCCCAAAGTTTGTATCGTCTTCACCTACCTCTCTCCTTACCGTCGCATCCATCGTCTATCGGCAGAATCTActgtcgtcgtcgtcgcaaTGGGTGAAGCTCAGGACTATTACAATGGCGGCGCGCCTCCCGCCCCACCGCAGCAGCCTCAGGGCGCATATCAGGGACAGGCATACGGACAACAACCTCCCCAATACGGCCAGAACTATGCGCCCCCGCTGCCAATGCAGCAGCAACATGGCTACCAGCAGAATGATTATGGCGAGCACAAACAAAGCTTCGAACAGACATTCAAGCTCGACAAGCCCAAGTACAATGATTGGTGGGCTGGGCTGTTGTTCATTGCCGTTTTCCTAGGCTACGTAGCCGTGAGCGTGATATCGATTCGGGGATATTGTGAGTGTTTCAACTTCAGTGCTGAATGGTGTTGGAGATGACGCTAATTCTTCAATTCAGCGCGAACAAACAGCGGAGGCATATACGGCGGCAACACGAATCAGTTTGCCCTCAATTCGAACACCATCATCCTATTCGCTTTCGTGCTTGGAATGGCCATTGTCTTCAGCTACGCCTACATGTGGGTTGCGCGAAAGTTCACCAAACAATTCATCTGGATTACCGGCATCCTCAACATCGTCTTTGGCTTCGTAACGGCGATTTATATGCTTTCAAGGAAATACTGGTCTGGAGGCATTGTTTTCCTGATATTCAGCATATTCTACGTTATCTGCTTCATTAGCTGGATTCCCAGGATTCCCTTCAGCGTCCTCATGCTGCAGACTGCCATTGACGTATCGAAGAAGTACGGACATACCTATGTTGTGTCGTTGATCGGTGGACTCCTCGCTGCGGCACTCGGCGCGTGGTACTCTGTTACTCTGGTCTCCATTTACGTGCAGTATACGCCAAACGGGGCCAACTCCAACTGTAGAAATGGAGTCGGCGATTGTGGTAACGGCAAGGTCATTGGACTACTTGTTTTCGTAACATTTGCCATGTACTGGATCTCAGAGTAAGTACTTGCATCGAATCTTGACTTCCAACTACTAACAATCCAAAAGGTGGCTCAAAAACACCATTCACACGACCATTTCCGGGGTGTACGGCTCGTGGTACTTCAACCCGAATGCCATGCCCAAGGGCGCAACTCGCGGTGCCTTCAAGCGCTCTGTGACATACAGCTTTGGCAGCATCAGTCTCGGAAGCTTGCTTGTCGCCATCATTCAGTTCCTGCGTCAAATTTGCTCCGCTGCTCAGCGTAATGCGGCTGGCGACGGCAACTTGATCGGTTCAATCCTGTTCTGCGTATTGGGATGCTTCATCGGCATCTTGGAGTGGGCTGTCGAGTTCATCAACAGATATGCCTTCAGCTACATTGCGCTCTACGGAAAGAGCTACGTTGCTGCCGCCAAGGATACGTGGAAGTATGTTGAGTTTACCAACATTTTGAGACGGATGCTGACGTTTGCAGGATGATGAAGGATCGCGGTATCGATGCGCTAGTTAACGAGTGTTTGATCGGCCCAGTTCTTTCTATGGGGGCTACGTTCATCGCCTATGCCTGCGCATTGCTGGCCTACCTTTACCTCATCTTTACCTCACCGGCATACAATACAAATGGCGGCTACACACCCGTCGTTGTGGCCTTTGCTTTCTTGATTGGCCTGCAAATCTGTAAGTCATCTGCAAACAACACGAGAATTGTACTAATCGTCTCTAGGCAACATCTTCACTACTCCTCTGGCGAGTGGTATTGATACCATCTTCGTTGCCATGGCATGGGATCCTGAGGTTCTCATGCGGGAGCACCCTGATCTTTACCACCGAATGGTTGCCGTGTACCCACAGGTCCAACAATCGATTCACGCATAGAAAAGAGGCATGCGCGATTTCTAGATGTTGACAATGCTTTTCTTGGTCGGAGCTTTTCTAAAACTTTTTAATCACGAGATACCACGTCAATCGATCGCGATCTGTTACAACCCAATTTTTCACGATGCACATTCCCATGGCGGGGCTCTTCCACCGATGGAGCTGGCTTGGCACAAACTAAAGACGGGAGAAGGTACCGATGACTCCACTCAAGCCTGGAGCTATGACGTATGACGTATCCA is a window of Pyrenophora tritici-repentis strain M4 chromosome 2, whole genome shotgun sequence DNA encoding:
- a CDS encoding PotE, Amino acid transporter; the encoded protein is MGEAQDYYNGGAPPAPPQQPQGAYQGQAYGQQPPQYGQNYAPPLPMQQQHGYQQNDYGEHKQSFEQTFKLDKPKYNDWWAGLLFIAVFLGYVAVSVISIRGYSRTNSGGIYGGNTNQFALNSNTIILFAFVLGMAIVFSYAYMWVARKFTKQFIWITGILNIVFGFVTAIYMLSRKYWSGGIVFLIFSIFYVICFISWIPRIPFSVLMLQTAIDVSKKYGHTYVVSLIGGLLAAALGAWYSVTLVSIYVQYTPNGANSNCRNGVGDCGNGKVIGLLVFVTFAMYWISEWLKNTIHTTISGVYGSWYFNPNAMPKGATRGAFKRSVTYSFGSISLGSLLVAIIQFLRQICSAAQRNAAGDGNLIGSILFCVLGCFIGILEWAVEFINRYAFSYIALYGKSYVAAAKDTWKMMKDRGIDALVNECLIGPVLSMGATFIAYACALLAYLYLIFTSPAYNTNGGYTPVVVAFAFLIGLQICNIFTTPLASGIDTIFVAMAWDPEVLMREHPDLYHRMVAVYPQVQQSIHA